The Syngnathus typhle isolate RoL2023-S1 ecotype Sweden linkage group LG6, RoL_Styp_1.0, whole genome shotgun sequence genome has a window encoding:
- the kctd14 gene encoding BTB/POZ domain-containing protein KCTD14: MNQVDLADVEQHSEHTPPHMHVVHLNVGGQRFCTSVETLTKYPESKLAQWFELPKDAQGHFFLDRHGEYFGAILEFLRSERLPDNDIPQVHRESLHYNVTALAKRLEESPVLFGEMVGRQQFLARVPHYKENIEVLIRIARAEAVASRRSTVVLCVLRTEEDSACYDNALSGLRANKDSVVTFGPWKAGPTAADLLDCVQRDIQSQGYTVHVRPYVMEKTFLARSYNFFHTLTFTWW; this comes from the exons ATGAACCAAGTCGATTTGGCAGACGTGGAGCAACACTCGGAACACACGCCTCCA CACATGCACGTGGTCCACTTGAACGTGGGCGGCCAAAGGTTCTGCACCAGCGTGGAAACGCTCACCAAGTACCCCGAGTCCAAGCTGGCCCAGTGGTTCGAGCTGCCCAAGGACGCGCAGGGGCATTTCTTCCTGGACCGCCACGGAGAGTACTTTGGGGCCATCCTGGAGTTCCTCCGCTCCGAGCGGCTGCCCGACAACGACATCCCGCAG GTTCACCGGGAGTCGCTGCACTACAACGTGACGGCGCTGGCAAAGCGTTTAGAGGAGAGTCCCGTGCTCTTTGGCGAGATGGTGGGCAGGCAGCAgttcttggccagagtgccgcACTACAAAGAGAACATTGAG GTTCTGATCCGCATCGCCCGGGCAGAGGCGGTGGCTTCCCGTCGTTCCACCGTCGTGTTGTGCGTTTTGCGAACGGAGGAGGACTCGGCTTGCTACGACAACGCTCTCAGCGGCCTGCGGGCCAACAAGGACTCGGTGGTGACCTTCGGGCCCTGGAAGGCGGGACCTACGGCCGCCGACCTGCTGGACTGCGTGCAAAGGGACATCCAGAGTCAGGGCTACACGGTGCACGTCCGACCTTATGTCATGGAGAAGACGTTCCTGGCGCGCAGCTACAACTTTTTCCACACGCTCACCTTCACCTGGTGGTGA
- the ints4 gene encoding integrator complex subunit 4 isoform X1 — protein MRNSPEWCRAWVSAKGFYGKFEDHSTDVLSCERARGTRSTGLTFGASSSQVPAEEVASKKLRLCKPSKSAALHVDLCKAANATDALHFLLHFARKPVEAESVEGVVRILLEHYYKETDNSVRLKIASLLGVLSTTPGFSPDCIVEDVVAAVANEKSHQVLAQLLDSLLTAGAQLAENPAAARRLLEVARQHLSDASFGVRIKCLQLLGRLGVADGEAPAGAARDDAPAVISDFFGDQDPRVRTAALKAMLQLHERGTKIQQVIYEQACRLLADDYEQVRSAAVGMVWVLSVLYPESIVPIPSSNEEVRLVDDAFGKISHMVSDGSWMVRVQAAKTLGSMSQVSPHFLEQTLDKKLMSDLRRKRTAHERAKELFASGEFSSGRKWADDAPKEKVDTNTVNLIASGACGAFVHGLEDEMFEVRIAAVEALCRLARSSAGFAEKCLDFLVDMFNDEIEEVRLQSIHVLREISTHITLREDQLDTVLAVLEDSSRDIREALHELLCYTNVSTKECVQLALLELLKNLNKYPADRNSVWKCLKFMGARHPMLVLPLVPELLSTHPYFDTPEPDMDDPAYIAVLVLVFNAAKSCPTMPALFSDHTFRHYAYLRDSLSHLVPPLRLPGRKQLHALDAADCQGVESARLFLQQSLERVSTIQNLEAPGAQDLLIFTIRDLERLGQLQTELAGAADLCATYLRCQLLLIKALQEKLCKMPVALCWRQSGTAVAAAQQVLEETYKLEFMYSGLESRQVAVIHHVRLQAKALQLVLSARAAPGQDALASACEKFLQELDSFHRLFAAELPHLQDSFADKLAEATPPRPASRKPAELLRILETSLRQSALLPLCLPPQIHRATANIIEPTGESDNPLKFTSGLVVALDVDATLEHVRDPHNSVKVEVLYPDGQSHVIHPKPGDFRQPGPHRHRLITQVYLSHGAWTEPSQVEVRLLLAYSSSSSSSSASDSKLAWSDSVDGLPPAECAVEGTIAFSKPVKVFIMPKPARR, from the exons ATGAGGAATTCTCCAGAGTGGTGCAG AGCTTGGGTATCGGCAAAAGGCTTTTACGGCAAATTTGAAGACCATTCGACAGATGTTTTGAGTTGCGAGCGTGCTCGGGGAACGAGATCAACCGGCCTGACGTTTGGAGCGTCGTCATCGCAGGTTCCCGCCGAAGAAGTTGCGTCCAAGAAGCTTCGTCTGTGCAAGCCCAGCAAGTCGGCGGCTCTCCACGTGGATCTGTGCAAGGCCGCCAACGCCACCGACGCTTTGCACTTCCTGCTGCACTTTGCCCGCAAGCCCGTGGAGGCCGAGAGCGTCGAGGGTGTCGTCAGGATCCTCCTGGAGCACTACTACAAG GAAACGGATAACTCGGTGCGACTGAAGATCGCGTCCCTGCTGGGCGTCCTGTCCACAACTCCGGGCTTCAGTCCCGACTGCATCGTGGAGGATGTCGTGGCAGCGGTGGCCAACGAGa AGTCCCATCAGGTCCTGGCACAGCTTCTGGACAGCCTTCTGACGGCAGGCGCTCAGCTTGCGGAGAACCCGGCGGCGGCGCGGCGGCTGCTGGAGGTGGCCCGCCAGCATCTGTCGGACGCCTCCTTCGGAGTGAGGATCAAATGTCTGCAGCTGCTGGGACGTCTGGGCGTTGCGGACGGCGAGGCGCCCGCAG GCGCGGCCCGGGACGACGCGCCCGCCGTCATCAGCGACTTCTTTGGCGATCAGGACCCCAGAGTGCGCACGGCGGCCCTCAAAGCAATG CTGCAGCTGCATGAGAGAGGCACCAAGATTCAGCAGGTGATTTACGAGCAG gcaTGCCGGCTGCTGGCGGACGACTACGAGCAGGTTCGCTCAGCCGCCGTCGGAATGGTTTGGGTGCTGAGCGTCTTGTATCCCGAGAG CATCGTGCCCATCCCGTCGTCCAACGAGGAGGTCCGGCTGGTGGACGACGCCTTCGGGAAGATCAGTCACATGGTCAGCGACGGCTCGTGGATGGTGCGCGTGCAGGCTGCCAAAACGCTG GGTTCCATGTCGCAGGTGAGTCCTCACTTCCTGGAGCAGACGCTGGACAAGAAGCTGATGTCCGATCTGAGG AGGAAGCGCACGGCCCACGAGCGCGCCAAGGAGCTCTTTGCTTCGGGTGAGTTCTCGTCCGGCAGGAAGTGGGCCGACGACGCCCCCAAGGAGAAAGTGGACACCAACACGGTCAACCTGATCGCCTCGGGAGCCTGCGGAGCCTTCGTCCACGGCCTGGAGGACGAGATGTTTG AGGTACGCATCGCGGCGGTGGAGGCTCTGTGCCGGCTGGCCCGCTCCTCGGCCGGCTTCGCCGAGAAGTGTCTGGACTTCCTGGTGGACATGTTCAACGACGAGATCGAGGAGGTGCGGCTGCAGTCCATCCACGTGCTCCGAGAGATCTCCACGCACATCACACTCCGGGAGGACCAGCTGGACACGGTGCTGGCCGTTCTGGAG GACTCGTCTCGCGACATCCGAGAAGCTCTGCACGAGCTGCTGTGCTACACCAACGTGTCCACCAAGGAGTGCGTCCAGCTAgccctgctggagctcctcaagAACCTCAACAAGTATCCCGCCGACCGTAACTCAGTCTGGAA GTGTCTCAAGTTTATGGGGGCGCGCCACCCCATGCTGGTCCTGCCGCTGGTCCCGGAACTCCTCAGCACGCACCCTTACTTTGACACACCGGAGCCCGACATGGATGACCCGGCCT ACATCGCCGTCCTAGTCTTGGTCTTCAACGCGGCCAAGTCGTGTCCCACCATGCCGGCGCTCTTCTCCGACCACACCTTCAGACACTACGCCTACCTGAGGGACAGCCTGTCGCACCTGGTGCCGCCTCTGCGG CTGCCGGGCAGAAAGCAGCTCCACGCTTTGGACGCTGCCGACTGTCAAGGCGTGGAGTCGGCGCGGCTCTTTCTGCAGCAAAGTCTGGAGCGGGTGAGCACCATCCAGAATCTGGAAGCGCCCGGAGCTCAGGACCTGCTCATCTTCACCATACG CGACTTGGAGAGGCTGGGCCAGCTGCAGACAGAACTCGCCGGAGCGGCCGACCTCTGCGCCACCTACCTGCGCTGCCAGCTTCTCCTCATCAAG GCTCTGCAGGAGAAACTGTGCAAGATGCCAGTGGCTCTCTGCTGGAGGCAGAGCGGCACGGCCGTGGCGGCTGCCCAGCAG GTCTTGGAGGAGACCTATAAGCTGGAGTTCATGTACAGCGGTCTGGAGAGCCGACAGGTGGCCGTCATCCATCACGTGCGGCTCCAGGCCAAAGCGCTGCAGCTTGTTCTTAGCGCGCGCGCCGCCCCCGG GCAGGATGCTCTCGCCAGTGCCTGCGAAAAGTTCCTGCAGGAGCTGGACTCCTTCCACAG GCTGTTTGCGGCCGAGCTCCCTCACCTGCAAGACAGCTTTGCGGACAAGCTGGCGGAGGCCACGCCGCCGCGCCCGGCGTCCCGCAAGCCGGCCGAGCTGCTCCGCATCCTGGAGACCTCGCTGAGGCAGAGCGCCCTGCTGCCGCTCTGCCTCCCGCCTcag ATCCACCGAGCCACGGCCAACATCATCGAGCCCACGGGAGAGTCGGACAACCCGCTCAAGTTCACGTCGGGCCTGGTGGTGGCGCTGGACGTCGACGCCACTCTGGAGCACGTCCGCGACCCGCACAACTCGGTCAAAGTGGAG GTCCTTTATCCTGACGGCCAGAGTCACGTGATCCACCCCAAACCGGGAGACTTCCGCCAGCCGGGACCGCACCGCCACAGGCTCATCACGCAGGTCTACCTATCGCACGGCGCCTGGACAG AGCCTTCTCAGGTGGAGGTGCGTCTGCTGCTGGCCTACAgctcctcgtcgtcgtcgtcctcagCGAGCGACTCCAAGTTGGCGTGGAGCGACAGCGTGGACGGCCTCCCGCCAGCCGAGTGCGCCGTCGAAGGAACCATCGCCTTCAGCAAGCCCGTCAAAGTCTTCATCATGCCCAAGCCTGCCAGACGCTAA
- the LOC133155528 gene encoding calpain small subunit 1-like, which translates to MNFAKHFIGGILNVVSNIDPAIFVPSAPPPPRRPLAFEEAHENDEEKAFRRAFKKLAGDDMEVNPKELMHILNQVLTKHGNLKTDGFSIESCRSMVAVMDSDSTGKLGFHEFKYMWNNVKKWQGIYVSHDKDKSGVICSKELSHAFKAAGFPLNDELYKMISRRYSDEHGNMDFDNFVGCLVRLDAMCRAFKTLDKGNNGSINLDIKEWLQLTMYS; encoded by the exons ATGAATTTCGCCAAGCACTTCATCGGCGGCATTCTGAACGTGGTCAG CAACATCGATCCGGCCATCTTTGTCCCGTCGGCTCCA CCCCCGCCTCGCAGACCTCTGGCGTTCGAGGAGGCCCACGAAAACGATGAGGAGAAAGCCTTTCGCCGAGCCTTCAagaagctggcgggagat GACATGGAGGTGAACCCCAAAGAGCTGATGCACATCCTCAACCAAGTTCTCACCAAGC ATGGCAATTTGAAGACGGACGGCTTCAGCATCGAGTCGTGCCGCAGCATGGTGGCTGTCATGGAT AGCGACAGCACGGGCAAGCTGGGCTTCCACGAGTTCAAATACATGTGGAACAACGTGAAGAAATGGCAG GGCATCTACGTGTCTCACGACAAGGACAAGTCGGGAGTCATCTGCAGCAAAGAGCTCTCGCACGCCTTCAAGGCGgcag GCTTCCCTCTCAACGACGAGCTGTACAAGATGATCAGCCGTCGCTATAGCGACGAGCACGGCAACATGGACTTTGACAACTTTGTGGGCTGCCTGGTGCGACTGGACGCCATGTGCA GAGCCTTCAAGACTCTGGATAAGGGAAACAATGGCTCAATTAACCTGGACATCAAAGAG tggctTCAGCTGACCATGTACTCGTGA
- the ints4 gene encoding integrator complex subunit 4 isoform X3, giving the protein MRNSPEWCRAWVSAKGFYGKFEDHSTDVLSCERARGTRSTGLTFGASSSQVPAEEVASKKLRLCKPSKSAALHVDLCKAANATDALHFLLHFARKPVEAESVEGVVRILLEHYYKETDNSVRLKIASLLGVLSTTPGFSPDCIVEDVVAAVANEKSHQVLAQLLDSLLTAGAQLAENPAAARRLLEVARQHLSDASFGVRIKCLQLLGRLGVADGEAPAGAARDDAPAVISDFFGDQDPRVRTAALKAMLQLHERGTKIQQVIYEQACRLLADDYEQVRSAAVGMVWVLSVLYPESIVPIPSSNEEVRLVDDAFGKISHMVSDGSWMVRVQAAKTLGSMSQVSPHFLEQTLDKKLMSDLRRKRTAHERAKELFASGEFSSGRKWADDAPKEKVDTNTVNLIASGACGAFVHGLEDEMFEVRIAAVEALCRLARSSAGFAEKCLDFLVDMFNDEIEEVRLQSIHVLREISTHITLREDQLDTVLAVLEDSSRDIREALHELLCYTNVSTKECVQLALLELLKNLNKYPADRNSVWKCLKFMGARHPMLVLPLVPELLSTHPYFDTPEPDMDDPAYIAVLVLVFNAAKSCPTMPALFSDHTFRHYAYLRDSLSHLVPPLRLPGRKQLHALDAADCQGVESARLFLQQSLERVSTIQNLEAPGAQDLLIFTIRDLERLGQLQTELAGAADLCATYLRCQLLLIKALQEKLCKMPVALCWRQSGTAVAAAQQVLEETYKLEFMYSGLESRQVAVIHHVRLQAKALQLVLSARAAPGQDALASACEKFLQELDSFHRLFAAELPHLQDSFADKLAEATPPRPASRKPAELLRILETSLRQSALLPLCLPPQVLYPDGQSHVIHPKPGDFRQPGPHRHRLITQVYLSHGAWTEPSQVEVRLLLAYSSSSSSSSASDSKLAWSDSVDGLPPAECAVEGTIAFSKPVKVFIMPKPARR; this is encoded by the exons ATGAGGAATTCTCCAGAGTGGTGCAG AGCTTGGGTATCGGCAAAAGGCTTTTACGGCAAATTTGAAGACCATTCGACAGATGTTTTGAGTTGCGAGCGTGCTCGGGGAACGAGATCAACCGGCCTGACGTTTGGAGCGTCGTCATCGCAGGTTCCCGCCGAAGAAGTTGCGTCCAAGAAGCTTCGTCTGTGCAAGCCCAGCAAGTCGGCGGCTCTCCACGTGGATCTGTGCAAGGCCGCCAACGCCACCGACGCTTTGCACTTCCTGCTGCACTTTGCCCGCAAGCCCGTGGAGGCCGAGAGCGTCGAGGGTGTCGTCAGGATCCTCCTGGAGCACTACTACAAG GAAACGGATAACTCGGTGCGACTGAAGATCGCGTCCCTGCTGGGCGTCCTGTCCACAACTCCGGGCTTCAGTCCCGACTGCATCGTGGAGGATGTCGTGGCAGCGGTGGCCAACGAGa AGTCCCATCAGGTCCTGGCACAGCTTCTGGACAGCCTTCTGACGGCAGGCGCTCAGCTTGCGGAGAACCCGGCGGCGGCGCGGCGGCTGCTGGAGGTGGCCCGCCAGCATCTGTCGGACGCCTCCTTCGGAGTGAGGATCAAATGTCTGCAGCTGCTGGGACGTCTGGGCGTTGCGGACGGCGAGGCGCCCGCAG GCGCGGCCCGGGACGACGCGCCCGCCGTCATCAGCGACTTCTTTGGCGATCAGGACCCCAGAGTGCGCACGGCGGCCCTCAAAGCAATG CTGCAGCTGCATGAGAGAGGCACCAAGATTCAGCAGGTGATTTACGAGCAG gcaTGCCGGCTGCTGGCGGACGACTACGAGCAGGTTCGCTCAGCCGCCGTCGGAATGGTTTGGGTGCTGAGCGTCTTGTATCCCGAGAG CATCGTGCCCATCCCGTCGTCCAACGAGGAGGTCCGGCTGGTGGACGACGCCTTCGGGAAGATCAGTCACATGGTCAGCGACGGCTCGTGGATGGTGCGCGTGCAGGCTGCCAAAACGCTG GGTTCCATGTCGCAGGTGAGTCCTCACTTCCTGGAGCAGACGCTGGACAAGAAGCTGATGTCCGATCTGAGG AGGAAGCGCACGGCCCACGAGCGCGCCAAGGAGCTCTTTGCTTCGGGTGAGTTCTCGTCCGGCAGGAAGTGGGCCGACGACGCCCCCAAGGAGAAAGTGGACACCAACACGGTCAACCTGATCGCCTCGGGAGCCTGCGGAGCCTTCGTCCACGGCCTGGAGGACGAGATGTTTG AGGTACGCATCGCGGCGGTGGAGGCTCTGTGCCGGCTGGCCCGCTCCTCGGCCGGCTTCGCCGAGAAGTGTCTGGACTTCCTGGTGGACATGTTCAACGACGAGATCGAGGAGGTGCGGCTGCAGTCCATCCACGTGCTCCGAGAGATCTCCACGCACATCACACTCCGGGAGGACCAGCTGGACACGGTGCTGGCCGTTCTGGAG GACTCGTCTCGCGACATCCGAGAAGCTCTGCACGAGCTGCTGTGCTACACCAACGTGTCCACCAAGGAGTGCGTCCAGCTAgccctgctggagctcctcaagAACCTCAACAAGTATCCCGCCGACCGTAACTCAGTCTGGAA GTGTCTCAAGTTTATGGGGGCGCGCCACCCCATGCTGGTCCTGCCGCTGGTCCCGGAACTCCTCAGCACGCACCCTTACTTTGACACACCGGAGCCCGACATGGATGACCCGGCCT ACATCGCCGTCCTAGTCTTGGTCTTCAACGCGGCCAAGTCGTGTCCCACCATGCCGGCGCTCTTCTCCGACCACACCTTCAGACACTACGCCTACCTGAGGGACAGCCTGTCGCACCTGGTGCCGCCTCTGCGG CTGCCGGGCAGAAAGCAGCTCCACGCTTTGGACGCTGCCGACTGTCAAGGCGTGGAGTCGGCGCGGCTCTTTCTGCAGCAAAGTCTGGAGCGGGTGAGCACCATCCAGAATCTGGAAGCGCCCGGAGCTCAGGACCTGCTCATCTTCACCATACG CGACTTGGAGAGGCTGGGCCAGCTGCAGACAGAACTCGCCGGAGCGGCCGACCTCTGCGCCACCTACCTGCGCTGCCAGCTTCTCCTCATCAAG GCTCTGCAGGAGAAACTGTGCAAGATGCCAGTGGCTCTCTGCTGGAGGCAGAGCGGCACGGCCGTGGCGGCTGCCCAGCAG GTCTTGGAGGAGACCTATAAGCTGGAGTTCATGTACAGCGGTCTGGAGAGCCGACAGGTGGCCGTCATCCATCACGTGCGGCTCCAGGCCAAAGCGCTGCAGCTTGTTCTTAGCGCGCGCGCCGCCCCCGG GCAGGATGCTCTCGCCAGTGCCTGCGAAAAGTTCCTGCAGGAGCTGGACTCCTTCCACAG GCTGTTTGCGGCCGAGCTCCCTCACCTGCAAGACAGCTTTGCGGACAAGCTGGCGGAGGCCACGCCGCCGCGCCCGGCGTCCCGCAAGCCGGCCGAGCTGCTCCGCATCCTGGAGACCTCGCTGAGGCAGAGCGCCCTGCTGCCGCTCTGCCTCCCGCCTcag GTCCTTTATCCTGACGGCCAGAGTCACGTGATCCACCCCAAACCGGGAGACTTCCGCCAGCCGGGACCGCACCGCCACAGGCTCATCACGCAGGTCTACCTATCGCACGGCGCCTGGACAG AGCCTTCTCAGGTGGAGGTGCGTCTGCTGCTGGCCTACAgctcctcgtcgtcgtcgtcctcagCGAGCGACTCCAAGTTGGCGTGGAGCGACAGCGTGGACGGCCTCCCGCCAGCCGAGTGCGCCGTCGAAGGAACCATCGCCTTCAGCAAGCCCGTCAAAGTCTTCATCATGCCCAAGCCTGCCAGACGCTAA
- the ints4 gene encoding integrator complex subunit 4 isoform X2 produces the protein MAAHLKKRVYEEFSRVVQVPAEEVASKKLRLCKPSKSAALHVDLCKAANATDALHFLLHFARKPVEAESVEGVVRILLEHYYKETDNSVRLKIASLLGVLSTTPGFSPDCIVEDVVAAVANEKSHQVLAQLLDSLLTAGAQLAENPAAARRLLEVARQHLSDASFGVRIKCLQLLGRLGVADGEAPAGAARDDAPAVISDFFGDQDPRVRTAALKAMLQLHERGTKIQQVIYEQACRLLADDYEQVRSAAVGMVWVLSVLYPESIVPIPSSNEEVRLVDDAFGKISHMVSDGSWMVRVQAAKTLGSMSQVSPHFLEQTLDKKLMSDLRRKRTAHERAKELFASGEFSSGRKWADDAPKEKVDTNTVNLIASGACGAFVHGLEDEMFEVRIAAVEALCRLARSSAGFAEKCLDFLVDMFNDEIEEVRLQSIHVLREISTHITLREDQLDTVLAVLEDSSRDIREALHELLCYTNVSTKECVQLALLELLKNLNKYPADRNSVWKCLKFMGARHPMLVLPLVPELLSTHPYFDTPEPDMDDPAYIAVLVLVFNAAKSCPTMPALFSDHTFRHYAYLRDSLSHLVPPLRLPGRKQLHALDAADCQGVESARLFLQQSLERVSTIQNLEAPGAQDLLIFTIRDLERLGQLQTELAGAADLCATYLRCQLLLIKALQEKLCKMPVALCWRQSGTAVAAAQQVLEETYKLEFMYSGLESRQVAVIHHVRLQAKALQLVLSARAAPGQDALASACEKFLQELDSFHRLFAAELPHLQDSFADKLAEATPPRPASRKPAELLRILETSLRQSALLPLCLPPQIHRATANIIEPTGESDNPLKFTSGLVVALDVDATLEHVRDPHNSVKVEVLYPDGQSHVIHPKPGDFRQPGPHRHRLITQVYLSHGAWTEPSQVEVRLLLAYSSSSSSSSASDSKLAWSDSVDGLPPAECAVEGTIAFSKPVKVFIMPKPARR, from the exons ATGGCGGCGCATTTAAAAAAGCGAGTTTATGAGGAATTCTCCAGAGTGGTGCAG GTTCCCGCCGAAGAAGTTGCGTCCAAGAAGCTTCGTCTGTGCAAGCCCAGCAAGTCGGCGGCTCTCCACGTGGATCTGTGCAAGGCCGCCAACGCCACCGACGCTTTGCACTTCCTGCTGCACTTTGCCCGCAAGCCCGTGGAGGCCGAGAGCGTCGAGGGTGTCGTCAGGATCCTCCTGGAGCACTACTACAAG GAAACGGATAACTCGGTGCGACTGAAGATCGCGTCCCTGCTGGGCGTCCTGTCCACAACTCCGGGCTTCAGTCCCGACTGCATCGTGGAGGATGTCGTGGCAGCGGTGGCCAACGAGa AGTCCCATCAGGTCCTGGCACAGCTTCTGGACAGCCTTCTGACGGCAGGCGCTCAGCTTGCGGAGAACCCGGCGGCGGCGCGGCGGCTGCTGGAGGTGGCCCGCCAGCATCTGTCGGACGCCTCCTTCGGAGTGAGGATCAAATGTCTGCAGCTGCTGGGACGTCTGGGCGTTGCGGACGGCGAGGCGCCCGCAG GCGCGGCCCGGGACGACGCGCCCGCCGTCATCAGCGACTTCTTTGGCGATCAGGACCCCAGAGTGCGCACGGCGGCCCTCAAAGCAATG CTGCAGCTGCATGAGAGAGGCACCAAGATTCAGCAGGTGATTTACGAGCAG gcaTGCCGGCTGCTGGCGGACGACTACGAGCAGGTTCGCTCAGCCGCCGTCGGAATGGTTTGGGTGCTGAGCGTCTTGTATCCCGAGAG CATCGTGCCCATCCCGTCGTCCAACGAGGAGGTCCGGCTGGTGGACGACGCCTTCGGGAAGATCAGTCACATGGTCAGCGACGGCTCGTGGATGGTGCGCGTGCAGGCTGCCAAAACGCTG GGTTCCATGTCGCAGGTGAGTCCTCACTTCCTGGAGCAGACGCTGGACAAGAAGCTGATGTCCGATCTGAGG AGGAAGCGCACGGCCCACGAGCGCGCCAAGGAGCTCTTTGCTTCGGGTGAGTTCTCGTCCGGCAGGAAGTGGGCCGACGACGCCCCCAAGGAGAAAGTGGACACCAACACGGTCAACCTGATCGCCTCGGGAGCCTGCGGAGCCTTCGTCCACGGCCTGGAGGACGAGATGTTTG AGGTACGCATCGCGGCGGTGGAGGCTCTGTGCCGGCTGGCCCGCTCCTCGGCCGGCTTCGCCGAGAAGTGTCTGGACTTCCTGGTGGACATGTTCAACGACGAGATCGAGGAGGTGCGGCTGCAGTCCATCCACGTGCTCCGAGAGATCTCCACGCACATCACACTCCGGGAGGACCAGCTGGACACGGTGCTGGCCGTTCTGGAG GACTCGTCTCGCGACATCCGAGAAGCTCTGCACGAGCTGCTGTGCTACACCAACGTGTCCACCAAGGAGTGCGTCCAGCTAgccctgctggagctcctcaagAACCTCAACAAGTATCCCGCCGACCGTAACTCAGTCTGGAA GTGTCTCAAGTTTATGGGGGCGCGCCACCCCATGCTGGTCCTGCCGCTGGTCCCGGAACTCCTCAGCACGCACCCTTACTTTGACACACCGGAGCCCGACATGGATGACCCGGCCT ACATCGCCGTCCTAGTCTTGGTCTTCAACGCGGCCAAGTCGTGTCCCACCATGCCGGCGCTCTTCTCCGACCACACCTTCAGACACTACGCCTACCTGAGGGACAGCCTGTCGCACCTGGTGCCGCCTCTGCGG CTGCCGGGCAGAAAGCAGCTCCACGCTTTGGACGCTGCCGACTGTCAAGGCGTGGAGTCGGCGCGGCTCTTTCTGCAGCAAAGTCTGGAGCGGGTGAGCACCATCCAGAATCTGGAAGCGCCCGGAGCTCAGGACCTGCTCATCTTCACCATACG CGACTTGGAGAGGCTGGGCCAGCTGCAGACAGAACTCGCCGGAGCGGCCGACCTCTGCGCCACCTACCTGCGCTGCCAGCTTCTCCTCATCAAG GCTCTGCAGGAGAAACTGTGCAAGATGCCAGTGGCTCTCTGCTGGAGGCAGAGCGGCACGGCCGTGGCGGCTGCCCAGCAG GTCTTGGAGGAGACCTATAAGCTGGAGTTCATGTACAGCGGTCTGGAGAGCCGACAGGTGGCCGTCATCCATCACGTGCGGCTCCAGGCCAAAGCGCTGCAGCTTGTTCTTAGCGCGCGCGCCGCCCCCGG GCAGGATGCTCTCGCCAGTGCCTGCGAAAAGTTCCTGCAGGAGCTGGACTCCTTCCACAG GCTGTTTGCGGCCGAGCTCCCTCACCTGCAAGACAGCTTTGCGGACAAGCTGGCGGAGGCCACGCCGCCGCGCCCGGCGTCCCGCAAGCCGGCCGAGCTGCTCCGCATCCTGGAGACCTCGCTGAGGCAGAGCGCCCTGCTGCCGCTCTGCCTCCCGCCTcag ATCCACCGAGCCACGGCCAACATCATCGAGCCCACGGGAGAGTCGGACAACCCGCTCAAGTTCACGTCGGGCCTGGTGGTGGCGCTGGACGTCGACGCCACTCTGGAGCACGTCCGCGACCCGCACAACTCGGTCAAAGTGGAG GTCCTTTATCCTGACGGCCAGAGTCACGTGATCCACCCCAAACCGGGAGACTTCCGCCAGCCGGGACCGCACCGCCACAGGCTCATCACGCAGGTCTACCTATCGCACGGCGCCTGGACAG AGCCTTCTCAGGTGGAGGTGCGTCTGCTGCTGGCCTACAgctcctcgtcgtcgtcgtcctcagCGAGCGACTCCAAGTTGGCGTGGAGCGACAGCGTGGACGGCCTCCCGCCAGCCGAGTGCGCCGTCGAAGGAACCATCGCCTTCAGCAAGCCCGTCAAAGTCTTCATCATGCCCAAGCCTGCCAGACGCTAA
- the zgc:101731 gene encoding SNARE_SNAP25N and SNARE_SNAP23C domain-containing protein, producing the protein MASEPSAASGQEELQRRANQVTDESLESTRRMMQLVEESKDAGIRALVMLDEQGEQLERIEEGLDQIDSDMKEAEKNLTDLAKCCGLCSCDKLEALEESAAYKALWGGSGGSGADGVVSGQPSSRVVDEREQMIMSGGYIRRVTQDAREDEMNDNLTHVGSIVGNLRCMALDMGSEIDSQNVQIERVRTKAVVNVTRIDTANQKANNLMKR; encoded by the exons atggcgTCTGAGCCATCCGCCGCGAGTGGGCAGGAGGAGCTACAAAGGAGAGCCAATCAGGTGACAGATGAG tcaCTGGAGAGCACGCGCAGGATGATGCAGCTGGTGGAGGAg AGCAAAGACGCCGGCATCCGAGCATTGGTCATGTTGGATGAACAAGGAG AGCAGCTGGAGCGTATCGAAGAAGGTTTGGATCAGATCGACTCGGACATGAAGGAAGCTGAGAAAAACCTGACCGACTTGGCCAAATGTTGCGGCCTGTGCTCTTGTGACAA ACTCGAGGCTTTGGAGGAAAGCGCCGCCTACAAGGCGCTTTggggcggcagcggcggctcgGGAGCGGACGGGGTGGTGTCGGGTCAGCCGTCGTCCCGAGTGGTGGACGAGCGCGAGCAGATGATTATGAGCGGAGGATACATCCGAAG ggtGACGCAGGACGCCCGCGAGGACGAGATGAACGACAACCTGACGCACGTGGGCAGCATCGTGGGCAACCTGAGGTGCATGGCGCTGGACATGGGCAGCGAGATCGACTCGCAGAACGTGCAGATAGAGCGCGTGCGGACAAAG GCCGTTGTGAACGTGACGCGCATCGACACGGCCAACCAGAAAGCCAACAATCTCATGAAAAGATGA